The DNA region CAGACGGAGCGTGCCGCTGATTCCGGACAACCACGGGTCGAGCTTTTTCGACTATTTGGTCCAGCACCGCCCGGATCTGATCCCGGCCAGCCGCTGGTGCCCGCCGGGCTCCTCCGCCCCGGCACTCGATGAGATCAGAGGCGGGGCGGTTCCATCGGTGCCCCATGGGACGACGGTCTTGGCGATCAAGTACCAGGGCGGCGTTCTGATCGCCGGAGACAGACGGGCGACGGAGGGCTTCCAGATCGCCGGGCGCCGGGTCGAGAAGGTCTTCAGGATTGACGAGCATTCCGCCATGGCGATCGCCGGGGCCGCCGGGCCCTGCATGGAGATGGCGAAGCTCTTCCAGACCGAGCTCGAGCACTACGAGAAGCTGGAGGGGGTGCAGCTCTCCTGCGAAGGCAAGGCCAACAAGCTCGGCCAGATGGTCAAAGCCAATCTCCCGATGGTCTTCCAGGGGCTCGTCGTGCTCCCGATCTATGTCGGCTACGACCAGAAGCGCGGGGAGGGGCGGATCTTCAAGTACGACATCACGGGCGGCCGGTACGAAGAGTCCGATTACCACGCGATCGGATCTGGCGGGAAGGACGCCCGCAATACCATGCGCGAGCATTTCAAGAAACAGCTTGCCGAGGAGGAGGCCCTCCGGATCGCGATGCTCGCGCTCTACAATG from Nitrospirota bacterium includes:
- the prcB gene encoding proteasome subunit beta; translation: MPLIPDNHGSSFFDYLVQHRPDLIPASRWCPPGSSAPALDEIRGGAVPSVPHGTTVLAIKYQGGVLIAGDRRATEGFQIAGRRVEKVFRIDEHSAMAIAGAAGPCMEMAKLFQTELEHYEKLEGVQLSCEGKANKLGQMVKANLPMVFQGLVVLPIYVGYDQKRGEGRIFKYDITGGRYEESDYHAIGSGGKDARNTMREHFKKQLAEEEALRIAMLALYNAAEEDVGTGGPDPVRGIYPTAKLVGAQGITDVEDGRIETVYASLIDQRKREA